The following nucleotide sequence is from Sandaracinaceae bacterium.
CCTCATGACCGCGAAGGTGCTGGAGGACGCGCCCGCGCCCTCGACCCGGATCAGCGGGATCGGCGCCGACGTGGACGCGATCTTCGCCGCGGCGCTGAGCCGCGACCCCGACGATCGTCCGGCCAGCGCGGGCGAGCTGGTGGCCCGCCTGCGCGCCGCGGTGGTCCCCTCGGACACCACGGCGGTGCGCCCGCGCGCCGACCCGAAGCCGACCAGCCTGCCTGCGCCGCCGCTGCCGCCGCGCCCCCGTCGCCGCGCGCCGCTCGCGCTGGGCCTGATGGCCGGGCTCGCGATGGTGCTCGCCCTCGGCGCGTACGGCGCGGCGCGAGCGATCCCGGAGCCGCGGGTGATGAGCGTCCACGCGGAGCCCGAGCTGACGCCGCGGCTCGCGCTGCAGACAGCGTTGCCTCGCGGGCTCGACATCGCGTCGGCTCCTTCCGCCGCCGCGGCCTCGATCCCGCCCGCGGGCCCCCAGACGCCGGCGCCGCGCGAATCGGCCGCCGCGCCTCGTGCTGCGCCGACGCCCCCTTCGCGCGCACACGACGCGCCCAGGGGGCGCCGGATCGAGCCGCCCGCGATCGACGAGGCGCCGACCGAGGCCGCGCCCGTGGCGGAGGTGGAAGCCGCCGGACCCGATCCGGCCTACGCGCTCGCGCTCCGCCGACGGGGCCAGCGGGCCCTGCTCGAGGGACGCGTGCACGAGGCGGCGACGCAGCTCCTCGAGGCCACGCGCTCCGCGCCCACCGACGCCGTCGCGTGGCGCGCGCTCGGGCTCGCCTACGAGCAGCTTGGGCGCCCCGACGAGGCGCGCCGGGCCTACGGCCGCGTGCTGCGTATGCTCCCGGGAGACGCGGCGACCCGGACGCGCCTCGAGCGGCTCTAACATCCGCTCCGCCCCGTTCACGGGCTCGGGTCGTCGGAGAGCTGCTCGCGCGCCTGCTCCTGGAGCTCCTCGGGGAGGGGGAAGAAGCCCGCCGGGGCGCGCGTCGGTCGGCCGCGCACGTTGCCGCGCAGGACCTCCACCGGGACGGGCGGCGTCAGCTCGAACAGGAAGCCGCGGTTGGTGATCTCGAGCACGAGCGGCTCGGGCGGCGGCTCCGGGCTCTCCGGGTGCAGCTCACGGCGCAGCGACGCCGGGATGCGACCGCGGACCTCGTGCCGTCGGCGGTTGAGCAGGAACGAGGTCATGCGCACCGCGAGGTGGTTGAAGAGCCGGTGGCAGCCGTGGCTGTGGCCGCGGAGGATCGACCGGTAGCTCACCGAGCCGTGGCTGCGGATGCCGTTGTCGAGCCAGTCCTCTTCGTCCTCGCCGTCGCCGCGCACCTGGTGATGGATCACGAGCGCCAGCCCGTACGCGCTGTCGTAGCCGGGGCCCGTGATGGAGTCGTTGACGCGCCAGCCGTCGCCGCTGCGCCGGAGCAGCTCGTCGTCCGGCGTCGCCGGGGGCGGGAGCCACGCGGGGCTCGCGATCACGTCGCGCCAGACGCGCTCGCCCACGTCGGACTCCTTGTAGCGCATGCCCACGCCCCCCTCGGGGTTCACCTCGGGCTGCCATCCCCCGATCGTGGTGTTCCAGCGGACGAGCGCGACCTCGTCGCCGTTCGGGCGGCGCGCGAAGAGGGTGGTGGTCGGTCGGCGGCGCACCGGGAAGCCGCGCGGGCGGCCCTCGTCGGTGTACGGGAACGTGTACCAGACGTCGCCCCGATCGATCTCGACCCGGAGGTCCATGTGCGGCCCGTGGTAGTCGGGCGCCTCGGGCAGCCGCACCGCCACGAGGTGCGCGTCCGTGCGCTCCGCCGCGTGCGTCTGGATCCAGGCGAGCGCCGCCGCCGGGTCGGTCCAGCCCAGCGCGCGCGCGGCCGCCTCCGTGGTCGGCGAGACGAGATCGGGAGCGCCGTTGGGCAGCGGGTCGAGGTGCTCGGCCCAGCGGAACTCCTCGTCCACCTCGAGCTGGCGTCCGAGCACGGTCCCCCACTGGTTGCTCGCGGTGCCGTCCTCGAGGATCCCGCTCGCGTCGACCACGCGCTCGCGCAGCACACGGAGCAGCGACCGGAAGTCGAGCTCGCGGCTGTCCATCACCAGCGTGGCGCGCGTGGCGTCGTCCAGCCGCGAGGCGAGGCTGATGATCATGTGCTTGCTCTGCCACGCGCGGAGCCCGCGCCCGGTCCACGCGTCGAGCACGCCGTCGCGGGCCCGGGAGTGCAGCGTGCCTTCACAGCGCAGGTGCGCCTGGACCGAGCCGATCGCGGCGACGGTGGCCTCCATGCTGCGGAGGCGCCGCAGCTGCCGCCCGTACTCGTCGTCGGCGGCGAGCGCGTCGATGGAGTCGAGGCGACGGCGCCTGGCCACGCGCTCGAGCCGGTTGGTGATCCATCGGATCGCGCCCACGCGGCGCCGCTGCTCGGCCCGGTCCGCGCCAGGACGGAGCGACTCCTCGAGCGCCTCGATCGGGGCGTCGTCGACCGCGTCGTGGCAGGCGTGTCGCTCCTCGTCCGCGAGGCGGCGTCGCACGACGTCCACCGTCGGGAAGATGCCGAACAGCTCCAGGTGCCGCTCGGTGGGGTCGCGGCGCTGCTCGCGGGTCTGCTCGTTCGAGAGCCGCACGTAGCGCGCGGCGTAGGGCTGGCGGCCCTCGTCCCCGAGCTCCGGCGCGCCGCGCAGGATGCGAGGCGTCCACGCGTCGCCGAGGTCGATCACGGTGAGCCCGCGCCGCTGCGCGTCCTCGCGGCTGACGTGGCCGACGACCTCGCCCGCCTCGAAGACGGGGATCGGGCCGCTCTGCACGGGGGCCGTCTCCTCGTCGCCCGCGTTCTGCGTGCGCGCGATCGGCCCGGACGTGGTCGTCTCTTCTTCGTCTCCTGCCGGGCTCGTGGTGGCGGCCGAGCCGCCCGCACAGGCCACCGCGAAGAGCACGATCCAGCTGCCGATCGTTCCGCGTGCGCGCATCCGTTCCCCTAGGTTTGAGCACTTCCGGCCCACTCTGCAAAGAAGTGGAGCGCCTACTCGTCCTGGATCGTCAGGCTGACCAGGAACGAGCGCCCCGGCAGGGGGAAGCCGAGCAGGTCGGTCCCGCGCTGATCGAAGAGGTCCCGGACCGCGCCGTCGATCCGGAGGCGGCCGTCCCAGGTCGAGGCGGAGAGCCCGAGGCCGAAGCGCGTGCGCGACGGCAGGGCCGAGGAGTTGACCGGATCCCAGAAGCTGGCCCCGACGTGGAGCACGTCGACCCAGAGCTCCACGCGGTCGAGCGGTCCGAGCGCGAACAGGCGCGCCGCGGGGCGGAGGTAGGCGGTGACGCCGGGGCGCAGCGGGAGGCGCCGCGTGCGGCCGAGGTACTCCGTCCAGGTCTCCAGCAGGGTGAGCGCGCCGTGGACGTGGAAGTGACGGGTCACGCTGCCGCTCACGCCCAGCTCGCCTCCCGCCAGGACCGCGCCCTCCACGTTCTGCGGCACCGCGCGAAACTCGTCGTTGCGGAAGTAGCGGATGAGATCGCTGGCCAGGGTCACGAACCCGCGCAGCTCCGCCTGACCGCGCACGGGGCCCGCGCGCCCTCGGAGCGCCGCGCCGAGGTCGAAGGTCTCGGCGCGCTCGGGGCGGAGGCGCGTGTCGCCGAGGAGGAAGGCCCGGTCGCCGAACAGCTCCAGCGCGGTGGGGGCCCGGGTGGCGCTCGCGGCCGACGCGCTGATCGCGAGGCCCCGGACGGGCTCGATCGCGCCGCCGATCCGGAAGCTCGGGGCCAGCTGCACGACGTCGTTCGGCTCGCCCGCGCGGTCGGTGCGGAGCTCGCGGAGCCGCGCGCCGAACACGGCGAAGCGGGCCGAGGGCCGCAGCTCGTACCGCACGTCGCCGGTCCGCCCGTGCAGCCGCGCCTCGGCGGCGACCGTCCCGCCGTCCCGGGCGGAGTCCTCCGGCGAGCGGCGCGCCAGCGCGTCCTCGGGCCAGAGCGACTCGTGCGTGTAGAGCGCGAGGCCGGTCAGCTCCAGCCACTCGGTCGCCCGCCCGCTCGCGGCCAGGCGCGTCACCGCCCGCAGGCCGTCGTCGTCGGTCTCGCTCGGGAGGCCGATCTCCCCGCGGAGGTCCACGAAGCGCCTCCGCCGGTAGCCGACCGACGCGGCGGCCGCGATCCGCCAGTCGGCCTCCGTCGCGGGCCGGCCCCCTTGCGTCACGGAGTAGCTCAGCGCGCCGAGCAGGTTGGTCTCGTTGCGGCGCGTCTGTTCGGCGATCTGCACCGCGGGGCCAGGGACGCCGCCGAGCCGCTCGACCCCGAGGAAGACGGCGCTGAGCTGGCCGTCCCCGACGCGCAGCCGCAGGTGGCCCAGGGCCGAGCCCTGACGGACCCACGCGTTCTCGCGGGGCCGCTCGAGAGGCTCGCCGTCGTCCAGCAGCCGGACGTCCGCGAGATAGGGGAAGTCTCCTTCGCTCGTCGTCGCGCCCACGGCGGTGGTCCAGGAGACGTCGCCGTTCGAGGCGCTCGCCCCGACGCGCGCGTGTCCGAGGCCGAAGGAGCCGAGGCCGACGGTGCCGAACGCGCTGGGGCCCCCGTCGCGCGGGACGAGCCGGATGACGCCGCCCATGCCCGACACACCGAGCCAGGTCGGGGCGCCGCCGCGATAGACCTCGACGCGGTCCAGCACCCACAGAGGGACGGTGGAGAGGTCGAAGGCGCCGCCGTCCGCGGTCGTCAGCGGCACGTCGCCCAGGA
It contains:
- a CDS encoding TonB-dependent receptor — protein: MRVSPALALVALLAASAAQAQDELGVTASVERPMPATGGDDPTASATEVDAQDRPSALDTLEDGLLEVPGARPLRSGAWGSPTTLSVRGSDADQVEVLLGDVPLTTADGGAFDLSTVPLWVLDRVEVYRGGAPTWLGVSGMGGVIRLVPRDGGPSAFGTVGLGSFGLGHARVGASASNGDVSWTTAVGATTSEGDFPYLADVRLLDDGEPLERPRENAWVRQGSALGHLRLRVGDGQLSAVFLGVERLGGVPGPAVQIAEQTRRNETNLLGALSYSVTQGGRPATEADWRIAAAASVGYRRRRFVDLRGEIGLPSETDDDGLRAVTRLAASGRATEWLELTGLALYTHESLWPEDALARRSPEDSARDGGTVAAEARLHGRTGDVRYELRPSARFAVFGARLRELRTDRAGEPNDVVQLAPSFRIGGAIEPVRGLAISASAASATRAPTALELFGDRAFLLGDTRLRPERAETFDLGAALRGRAGPVRGQAELRGFVTLASDLIRYFRNDEFRAVPQNVEGAVLAGGELGVSGSVTRHFHVHGALTLLETWTEYLGRTRRLPLRPGVTAYLRPAARLFALGPLDRVELWVDVLHVGASFWDPVNSSALPSRTRFGLGLSASTWDGRLRIDGAVRDLFDQRGTDLLGFPLPGRSFLVSLTIQDE
- a CDS encoding protein kinase yields the protein MADRYRLVRHLQEGGMGEVWEAEHVELGRRVAVKLLHPRVAEVPVARARFLREARVAAGIRHPHVVQVLDLGELEDGLPFMVMELLDGEDLEAQLERGWRFDLEEALGWLEPVASALDALHARGILHRDVKPSNVFLARDAAGQTVKLVDFGIVYVADAAEKLTRADIVVGTPHYLPPEACEGASYDVRGDVYSLACVAYEMLTGCVPIDDDTPMGLMTAKVLEDAPAPSTRISGIGADVDAIFAAALSRDPDDRPASAGELVARLRAAVVPSDTTAVRPRADPKPTSLPAPPLPPRPRRRAPLALGLMAGLAMVLALGAYGAARAIPEPRVMSVHAEPELTPRLALQTALPRGLDIASAPSAAAASIPPAGPQTPAPRESAAAPRAAPTPPSRAHDAPRGRRIEPPAIDEAPTEAAPVAEVEAAGPDPAYALALRRRGQRALLEGRVHEAATQLLEATRSAPTDAVAWRALGLAYEQLGRPDEARRAYGRVLRMLPGDAATRTRLERL